Genomic segment of Kibdelosporangium phytohabitans:
CGAATCTCCCGGCGCCCCGGCGCTACGCGGCAGCGTGACATATAACGCGCCTTGACCCGGACGTGATTCATTTTCGTCGCTGTCTCGTATGAACCATGACAGGGCGCACTAGCGGGCCAGCTTGTTGAGGACCTCGGTCAGCTGCTTCTCGGTGTCGTTTCCCAGCTTTTCGAAGACCACTTTGCCCAACGGTGCCGCGAGTTTCGCCGCGCCTTTGAATTCGAGTTCATTGGTGTAGGTGATACTCGATCCCGCGCCGTTGGGCGTGATCTCGATGGTTTCCGTCGAGGTCGCCGTGTCGTTGCGGCCCACCAGCACGAGCCGGTCTTCGTCGAACTG
This window contains:
- a CDS encoding SRPBCC family protein; the protein is MTTVSRTFTVDAPPEVVVPYLADFGNAVHWDPGTVTCARNDSGPIRTGANWHNTSKIAGITTDLTYTLEQFDEDRLVLVGRNDTATSTETIEITPNGAGSSITYTNELEFKGAAKLAAPLGKVVFEKLGNDTEKQLTEVLNKLAR